Sequence from the Populus nigra chromosome 17, ddPopNigr1.1, whole genome shotgun sequence genome:
TCACTTTTTGGCATGTATAACATGTAAAACTGAGCACAGACCAAGTTTGGAAAACAAGTTGGATGCCTCAGAAGCTGCATGCTCCAGCTCTTCCCGCAGCTCCAATGCTTGTTTTGTAAGggatttttctaaaaagaatattaacaaACATTATTTTTGGAAAGTTGTCATAAACATAATCAgaactgtttctttttttttttttccattaaactCTGAAAGCAAACATATAAGTAGAGGTGTCTGGCTTGAGACTGCTCATAAAACAGGTTTATTCAAGTTTGTTATACTGTTatgatttcaatttcaatactaTATGTTCTTCCCATTCAAGAAATTGCCATGtattatcaaaaaagaaaaacaaaaaaaaaagtgttcttGTGGTAATGTTATACCAAAAGAACAAAGGAGACAGAGAAGACTGACGAGCATGTGCTATGTTCCTAGTTTGCTGGCCTAATATTTGTCCCCATAAACTCTTCTTGTGTCCTTTCCATTTGAATGTAACAAATtaggataaaatatttatacaagTGATGCTGAAAATTTCCTAAGAATTCCAGTGGCCTTTTTCTTACCGGATTGGAGAAGATGAGAAATCAAgtgctccttttcttttatcattgcaTTTGCCTTTCTATTTCTGCCTTCTATTTCGAGCAAAGTATTTTGAGTTTTCTCAAAATCTTTCTGcagttaaaaattataagaaaagggTTGATTGGTCCTGTCAGAAAACTAAATATTTATCACTTTCAAAGGGTTCATTTACTTGTGTCATTTGGAGTTTTTCACTTAATTCAGCTGTCAAAGTTTGCTGCTTATCATAAAGCTTCTGAAGCCGCATGAGTTCCTGATCAAAGcataatttgtattatttgcTACACCTTCTATATAATACATGGAAAGATTCCGGCATATTTCTCCAAAATAAGGTGTTTACCTTGTCTTTAAATACTAAGTCAAATTCCATGCTCTTAATCTGCTCAACCAAGGCCTACACAAGAACATGCAAGAGATAATACAGCGTCTCTTGAGTATGGCAGTCATAACAATGGtgagaaatcaacaaaattttgtACCTTCCTCTCAACTTCTTCACTTTGAAAACGGTTGTGTGGTATATAAATGCCATTCTTCTCCCTTTCAGCATATATTTCTGTCCATGGAAACAGAAATTATCCCCGACACATTGATGACAATTAGGTTTTTATCATAGTTTAACAAAATAGCTCTTAACAACCTTGCTTATGGCGGTCTATCTCTTTATACAGATCCTTGATCAACTCAGATTTGGCCACCCTCTGATTGACCTAGAGTAGTAATAAGATGACATTGTTATTGTTGGTTCGAAGATGAGAAGGAAAACTAGAAGACATGGGATGACAAAACAGGAAACAAGTGAAGTACCTCTGGtctgttcttgatttttttggcaCGATGAGCATAATCTAGAGTGTTGAGTGTCTCTTCCAAAGAATGGATAGATGGTGATACTGTAGCAATTATGCACGTCTTTGTGTTCCCACCAAGCGAATCTCTCAATAATCTTGTTAACTTACTGTCCCTGTTGTTACAAgagtaacaaaaaaatcattatactAAGATTTCAGCAGGGCATTCTCTGTTACATTAACTGCCAATATGATGTACCTGTATGGAACATGTCCAGAGTGTTCAACTAGTGCATTAATAACTCGACCGAGCGTAAGCAAGCTTTTATTGATCTCCCCAGCTTCCCTAACTCTTCCCTATGAGATTGTGTGTCAAATGAGAAGATGCCACAATATAATGGAAATAGATTACAATTACAATGAAAATGCCAGTCACGCATACATGGCATATAAATACCACAGAAATCATATGCTGAGACAGGAGGCACATCTAAAGCAATTAAAATACATAACAAGAACGATAATGGTAACTTTATAGTGTCCATACCTCTTTTGCACCAGACCGCACTACATTCTCAGAACCAGCAAGATCAACAAGATTAAGTTTTCCGCACTTCATTAGCTCCTCCCCATTGGAAGAACTCTCTTTGACATGAATAGTGATGGAAAATATAGTGTGAGAGCGGCTGCTTTGCATATTGAGCAGAGAGTCAGCATTGTGCCGTTTTGCTGACCCTTTCTCCAAGATTTTATATATTCCATCTGCAGTGCAAACAACTTCCTGCTCCAAACCCCTTATAAAAACACCACCTCTACCATCTTCCATGAGGGCTATTGGCTTCCTGAACTTGTCATCCGGTCCATTTAAACTTTCATCTGGTGCAAGCAGGTCCATTATGTCTTCATTGTAAAGCTCTAGAAAGGTAACTTTCATGCTATATTCCTCATTTCTAGCTTCAAGAACATCAAGAATTTGCTGAACTGCCCTTGGAATTATTCCTACATCACTAGGAAATTCTCCACTCTaccaaagaaaaggagaaaatagaTTAATTGAGATGCAAAAGTACTCAATCAAaactagtagaaaaaaaaattatgaaggcCCCCATGCAGGCAAACTATTCAAGAACCTCTACTTCTCCTACTCTGCCGCCTTCCATTGTGTAAGTTTTTCCCGTTCCTGTCTGACCATATGCAAAGATAGTGCAATTGTAGCCCTCGAGAACTTCATTCACAATAGGAGAGATGGCTTCATCAAACAGCTCTTTTTGCTGCGATGTAGGACCAAAAACCtaaaccaaaatatataaagtagAATTAAAAATGGCAAACATAATGCATTAATCAACACAGCTTAAGTTTTCCATTTCAAGAAATACAATAAAGAACCGAACCTTGTCAAAGGAAAAGGTTTTATCTATCTGCTTATAAGCTGTGTTTTGGACCACAGAAACTTCACCTTTACCCTCATTGCATGAAATCACTACAGGTAACTTTAGCTGCTTCTCGTCGTCATTTAATGGCCTAGATTTTTTGAACATTAATTATTGGTATTAGTAGTATTTCAACACTCCAAGAAAGCATGCAATAAGTAGCAAGAACGCGTCAAATAGTTTGCTTACCTGCAACGCAGAATGACCTCCACATTGACTCCTCTATCAGGCTTGATATTCGAACTCCACAGGTCCATCGATAACGAATCCCTCAAGCTCCTTCTCACGCTAGATCGCGGAGTTTGAGCTGGAGAGAGCAAGACTGTATTGCATCTCTTCTGCTGCTGCGACTGCGAATAGTCCATAATTGATTGATCTTCAACACAAATTCCCACTCGCTGCAATGATCTCACAAAAAAGAAAGTCCTGTTAGAAAATTCACAGAAAAAGTAAATAATTGATCTCCTACTAAAAAAAGTCCTACTTCATGATCATTAACCAAACAGCACTAAATCTCTGTacctaataaataaatttaagaaaaaaagatcgGAACGATCAAtctaagaaagaaaaggagaaactaATGTGAGAAAAGTGAATTAGAGTCTAAGAAATGAATATTGAGACCTGGATGGTGTTGTATACAAAATTCCACTCGAGAAATCAGCTTTCTATCATTTCACTGTctgcgagagagagagagttacgGGGTGAATTGGGATTGGATGGCGTTATTTTTGGGTTCAGCGGAGAGAGGagggatttttatttattttttaaaattcttagacTAAAGCAATAAATGTGAAGGATTTCATTCCTTTCGCTTCGCTTTGATATTGTGATGTGACGATGCTTTCAAGGCTGAGGAGTTGAGTTTTGAAAGTGATTTGTGGTTTGAGGAGTGCGCGCGCTTCTGCTTCTCCATGAAACGGAGAGTATTGGTCACTCGTTGATTAGTGGCAGGCAGCGTGATAAGTGTGATTAATTACACTGATGTGCTCCTCAAGAATTACTTCCCATAATTAACAGCACCAGCAACAACTCCCGCCGAGAGAGCGAGAACACAGCAAATCAGGGATTACAACCGTAAATTAAGGATTTGCTACcgtaattatcatttaaaaaacaccattaacaacacaaactatattttttaaaaacaaaaataaaccatttTCAAAGTGTATAAAGAGAATTTGTGACTCGTTAGGGTTATATTATACCACTCTCTTGTCTGAACTCTGAACAGACCGGCAATACATGAGGAACGCCATGACTACTGATCCTTTTTGGCTAACAGAGGCTGCTCCACATGTTTTCCGACATCAATGAAGATCGGATCGCCACCTTCACATTAGTCTCTCTAATGGATTATCTATTATATAGATTCTATATCATTTTTTCTTACTTCATTAAAGaaatttttactattattttttttaatttgccctGGTGCACGCTTTGACTGTTCTAGTGAACTTGTCGCCTAAACATTCGTGAGATTCTGCCAATAAACCGAGATGCCTTGAGATCAATTTGTCTCCATTGCCTTGCTTGTCTGTGTctaaacctgatttttttttttttttttcgaatgAAAACATAAGATTCAAACTAATCTTTTCGGTAAATTTAGtcagttttaattatttttattgttttattctttttattctttttttgggttagaaattaaaaaaaaacaaaaataaatacgaaagtacccaaaaaaaaaagcatatctcGGGTTGAAATTGGACCAAAAATTAAAAGTCACAGgcaaaaattgagtttgagagTTTTTGGATAATAATTGAGGGTTGaatcaaagaagaaattaaagaaaatagcttaatttagtttaatttggctaaaatcaaaagaaattgcaAGTTCAAGGATGTGTTTGAAATAAATAGCcaagttaaaaaatcaattagaagcttaattgaagaagaaaattgaagtcAGAAGTccattttacttgaaaatgaagGATTGAAGAATCAAGAACTAACATGAAAGCAACGGAGAAATCAAAGGACATTGTAATTTAGTCagggatgaaattagaaaatagagaaaaaggtGAAACTATACCAAAAATAAGAGAATTGAAAATCTAGGGATTGAAGTGCAAAAGGTATTGAAATAGAAGGACAGATATGAAGTTTGGCGTAATTCCAATGGAAGAAAACGTAAAGAAGTTGTTTCAAATCAAGTAAAACGGTGTGTTTTGCtcggaaaagagaagaaaagaatttgaatATTCAAAGAAAATGGTCTTAATTTTCCAGAAATTCAGGgcttaaaaatacatatagaGAAGGTTGATCTTCTACTGATATTTCTCCCTAATTGAATCATTTGACAACATAAAAAGGAAACAATATATTCTCCAGTATGCTAGCAGCAATTAtaatgtagagagagagagagagagagagagagagcaaatagaaattttggatgattttaaaactaattaaactgtATTTTAGATGGTCAAATGATCTAGTGTTCTACTAAAATCCTTATAAtgcatttttattaataaaataatttatcatgaaaagattaagacaaaaacaatagtcgacacacacacgcacatataattttagataatttgCTTGACAAAACCATCGATATCAGAAAACAAGAAGAACCATAACATCAAAACactattgtaatatattttttcatcgtTAAAAGCAATACACTTATTATGTCCACATATAAGTTGAAATTATACATTTTTAATCTATTAGGTTTATAACGAGCAATTTtaactgtatttttaatattaaataataaaattaacaaaaaaataattaaaaaaaacctaacttaCTATCCGagttataaaacaataataattttatagaaagtaaataaaaaaatataaatcataattttctatcgaactcaattttaaaagatttgttttggtttgcattttatgaaattatcatagtctcatgactTGGGTTACGAGTTTAGTCAGTTAACTTTGGtggttttttgtgttcttttttaattgatttttttttaatattacccttgaacattgggttgattggaaattaagttttataatttatttttatttattttattatagggTTATCCTGATCTTATGACTCATATTTGACAGGctaacctgagttgactcgatatatattttgagttgaattttgtttttaatttcaacatttaatattgggttgattgagaattgagtttaataaaaaaaaaaattatatttgttttctacaGGGTGTTATGACCCGGATAGCAGATTTAAAAGGTTAACCCAaatcgatctaatatgttgtcattttaatattttaaaaaagatgacttgatttctttttaatttttaagtcaagttatatttttatcaatcattCGAATGATCTTTAAATCTATCAAGtcaaatagattaatttttatatagtttaattttttattttggaaaaaaaaaacaacatctaaataattttattattattttttaaaaagtgattcAATCCACGCAATGATCTAATAATACCTAATAGATCATGAAAGATTTACCGAGGATGAAACACGAAACAGTTCATAAACGTAAGCCAAGGAAGTGAATCAAACTACACTTAAATTGTTAGTGCTACAAGCACAAGACATATAACTAAAGAAGTGGCGCTCTCTCTTTTACTGAGAATTAGCGTTAGGTTTCGGCAATTTCTAAGAGAAAACCACTGTTAACGTGGGAATTGAGAACCATAGCAGCTATCTTACTAAGCTGCCACATATAAACACCAAGCCCCGCACTTTCTCCTGCTTTGCAGGGGTTGCAAGTTGTACCAGACCTAAAACAAGCGCCCAAAAGCAAAGCtgaaaaattaacatgtacaatttcatcctcaagtTTGTTTTCCTTCATTTCCATTCTTCAATGTTGGGTTTAATAGATATTCAACCtcgtaattattttaatttactttctatatagTTATCCTATGTAGTTATCCTGatcttataattcaaatttgacaagttaactctggttgatttgaattattttttatttttttattaattgattctttttctcaacTTTATCCTTCAATGTTgggttgattaaaaatttaggttcatgttttttatatgttttctataTGATTGTCATGATCTTTTAGCCCAGGTTGTGAGTTTTGCGTGTTAGTCAggttggctcagttttttttttttaattggatttttttttcaatttcatcacttaacATTGGGTTGATCCGAGTTTAGGCTTTCAATTtgacttcatatttttatttattttttttctatagagttatcataGTCTCGTGATCCGAGTTTGGGAAGTTAACATAGGTTAACTCaagatatttatgtttttttaattgatatattttttaatttaatcctccaacatttaaataattgagaattgtatttaatattttattttattttgctttttatgggTTTATCACAGTCTCATGATTCAAGTCATGAGTTAGCTCGGTTGCCTaacgatttttattttttttgttttttttaattttattctttaatattgaattgattgggaattaaacttcataatttattttaatttaatttttataaaattatcttaatttcatgACTCAGGTGTCGGGTTTTGTTGGTTAACTTAGGTGGTTTTccatccttttttaattgaattttttttttatttcatccatcAATGTTAGTTTGATTGTGAATCacgctttataatttattttgattttttttctacacaGGTATTTCAATcttatgactcaagtttaacaggttaatccaacttatttttttatttgaattttattttaaatctttttgattgaaaattataaacttaatatttttttatatatataatttatcagCATcttaagaactaaattgaagattttacgagttaaaccTTTTAACAAAAGCCGTTTATCCTGATACACATTCGGTTGAAATGCACAAGTTCCAATCACGCCTGAAATCGACACACCTATCAGAACTTGAGCAGAAAGAACCAGCCAAGATGCTATCAGAACTTGAGCACTGCGAGTCACATCAATGGGGCAAGGGGAACGTTGAATAAATTAAGCATGTCCACAAACTAAGAATCCTTGCTAAAACTCGattgacattttaaaaaattatggtcgAGTCTACAGGTTGGAAACCAGT
This genomic interval carries:
- the LOC133677079 gene encoding kinesin-like protein KIN-5D — translated: MDYSQSQQQKRCNTVLLSPAQTPRSSVRRSLRDSLSMDLWSSNIKPDRGVNVEVILRCRPLNDDEKQLKLPVVISCNEGKGEVSVVQNTAYKQIDKTFSFDKVFGPTSQQKELFDEAISPIVNEVLEGYNCTIFAYGQTGTGKTYTMEGGRVGEVESGEFPSDVGIIPRAVQQILDVLEARNEEYSMKVTFLELYNEDIMDLLAPDESLNGPDDKFRKPIALMEDGRGGVFIRGLEQEVVCTADGIYKILEKGSAKRHNADSLLNMQSSRSHTIFSITIHVKESSSNGEELMKCGKLNLVDLAGSENVVRSGAKEGRVREAGEINKSLLTLGRVINALVEHSGHVPYRDSKLTRLLRDSLGGNTKTCIIATVSPSIHSLEETLNTLDYAHRAKKIKNRPEVNQRVAKSELIKDLYKEIDRHKQEIYAEREKNGIYIPHNRFQSEEVERKALVEQIKSMEFDLVFKDKELMRLQKLYDKQQTLTAELSEKLQMTQKDFEKTQNTLLEIEGRNRKANAMIKEKEHLISHLLQSEKSLTKQALELREELEHAASEASNLFSKLELQDKLENGNKILVQKFQTQLAQQLDVLHLTVSASVTQQEEHLKSMEKDFNYSLSKKMGGIQELTTQVRHLKNTHESSIKSLDDISEELDMNYRSAFSNLTSEVSRNSSALVGLLEEKFLEINDILDDVQRDLFNQQEKLAEFAEQQRQGHSKTLQLTRSMSEAMMKFFETLGTHTSSLTRIMEGTQKINGQKLYDLAKEFEDCAAFEKRQLLEKVAELLDISNDRKKNLVQTAINSLLESTASRTCKLQNEMSNLQDFSCSVKSELTTHMETIATSYLVATAVMDNGKDGFEKCLQQCMSKARMGVSQLRNAQESVLDLQKRNVGSLDSIARNELETSGMILSKVSSFALSALEETGIAYKSLLSSIENLLKLDHDAHKNIRSVSVSSFEDMKGSGSNHYHTILKIKEAGQCFLDEYKVDEPYCLTLEMRSSNTPSTESIEELRNPTFQKLSRTFSGDSSVQQESGDQNILSDVCESGHPFSNSRVTLTAIN